Proteins encoded in a region of the Oncorhynchus gorbuscha isolate QuinsamMale2020 ecotype Even-year linkage group LG16, OgorEven_v1.0, whole genome shotgun sequence genome:
- the LOC123999243 gene encoding DDB1- and CUL4-associated factor 7-like: MSLHGKRKEIYKYEAPWTVYAMNWSVRPDKRFRLALGSFVEEYNNKVQIVGLEEESSEFICRNTFDHPYPTTKIMWIPDSKGVYPDLLATSGDYLRIWRVSETETRLECLLNNNKNSDFCAPLTSFDWNEVDPNLLGTSSIDTTCTIWGLETGQVLGRVNLVSGHVKTQLIAHDKEVYDIAFSRAGGGRDMFASVGADGSVRMFDLRHLEHSTIIYEDPQHHPLLRLCWNKQDPNYLATMAMDGMEVVILDVRVPCTPVARLNNHRACVNGIAWAPHSSCHICTAADDHQALIWDIQQMPRAIEDPILAYTAEGEINNVQWASTQPDWIAIGYNNCLEILRV; encoded by the exons ATGTCGCTCCACGGTAAGCGAAAAGAGATCTACAAATACGAAGCGCCATGGACGGTGTATGCAATGAACTGGAGCGTTCGTCCCGACAAACGCTTTCGCCTGGCCCTTGGAAGTTTCGTTGAAGAATATAACAATAAG GTGCAGATTGTGGGTCTGGAGGAGGAGAGTTCAGAGTTCATCTGCAGGAACACCTTTGACCACCCCTACCCCACCACCAAGATCATGTGGATCCCGGACAGCAAGGGTGTTTACCCAGACCTGCTTGCCACTAGCGGGGACTACCTGCGCATCTGGAGG GTCAGTGAAACAGAGACGCGTTTGGAATGCTTGCTGAATAACAACAAGAACTCTGACTTCTGTGCCCCACTCACCTCGTTTGACTGGAATGAAGTGGATCCTAATCTACTGG GCACCTCCAGCATTGACACCACCTGTACTATCTGGGGGTTGGAGACTGGCCAAGTGCTGGGCAGAGTCAACCTCGTATCCGGCCACGTCAAGACCCAGCTCATTGCTCATGATAAAGAG GTGTATGACATCGCGTTCAGCCGCGCAGGCGGTGGTCGGGACATGTTTGCGTCGGTCGGAGCGGACGGCTCAGTACGCATGTTTGACCTGCGGCACCTAGAACACAGCACCATCATCTATGAAGATCCCCAGCACCACCCCCTACTGCGCCTCTGCTGGAACAAACAGGACCCCAACTACTTGGCCACCATGGCTATGGATGGCATGGAG GTTGTGATTCTGGATGTGCGTGTTCCCTGCACGCCGGTGGCCCGCCTCAACAACCACCGGGCCTGTGTCAACGGCATCGCCTGGGCTCCCCACTCCTCCTGTCACATCTGCACTGCAG CCGACGACCACCAGGCGCTGATATGGGACATCCAGCAGATGCCCAGGGCCATCGAGGACCCTATTCTGGCCTACACAGCCGAGGGGGAGATCAACAACGTCCAGTGGGCCTCCACCCAGCCTGACTGGATCGCCATCGGCTACAACAACTGCCTAGAGATCCTGCGGGTCTAA
- the LOC123999242 gene encoding PAT complex subunit CCDC47-like: protein MRSVYLLLPALLLLLALPVSRGRYNDDFDDGEDLADFADDNDFAEFEDVSEDTAAEPETAPPPRAAPPAQPDEDDEDEATVELEEDGQEDGFEDSDTQDQDMYSKYDPDEFDGMEKPSQSLKDPLIIHTVPAHLQNSWESYYMEILMVTGLLAYIMNYIIGKNKNSRLATAWFNSHRELLESNFALVGDDGTSKDAVSTGKLNQENEHIYNLWCSGRVCCEGMLIQLKFVKRQDLLNVLARMMRPVCDQVQIKVTLNDEDMDTFVFAVGTKKAMARMQKEMQDLSEFCSDKPKSGAKYGLPELLAILTEMGEVTDGVMDSKMVHYITNHADKIESIHFSDQFSGTKVVQEDGQPLKLPETKKTLLFTFNVPGMGNTSPKDMDTLLPLMNMVIYSIDKVKKLRLNREGKQKADKNRARVEENFLKQTHNQRQEAAQTRREEKKRAEKERIMSEEDPERQRRLEEAAQRRDQKKIEKKQMKMKQIKVKAM from the exons ATGAGGAGTGTGTACCTCTTGCTGCCCGCACTGCTACTTCTCCTGGCACTGCCCGTCTCCAGGGGACGCTACAACGATGACTTTGACGACGGGGAAGACCTGGCAGACTTTGCAGACGACAATGACTTTGCTGAGTTTGAGGATGTGAGCGAGGACACTGCGGCCGAGCCAGAGACGGCCCCTCCACCCCGTGCGGCCCCCCCTGCTCAGCCTGATGAGGACGATGAGGATGAGGCCACAGTGGAGCTGGAGGAAGACGGACAGGAGGACGGCTTTGAGGATTCCGATACACAG GATCAAGACATGTACAGCAAGTACGATCCAGACGAGTTTGATGGCATGGAGAAGCCCAGCCAGTCCCTTAAAGACCCTCTGATCATCCACACA GTGCCGGCCCACCTTCAGAACAGTTGGGAGAGCTACTACATGGAAATTCTAATGGTGACGGGCCTGCTGGCCTATATCATGAACTACATCATCGGCAAGAACAAGAACAGCCGTCTGGCCACAGCCTGGTTCAACTCCCACCGAGAGCTCCTGGAGAGCAACTTTGCCTTGGTGGGTGACGATGGCACCAGTAAGGATGCAGTGAGCACCGGGAAGCTGAACCAGGAGAATGAGCACATCTACAACCTGTGGTGCTCAGGTCGAGTGTGTTGTGAGGGCATGCTCATCCAGCTTAAG TTTGTGAAGAGGCAGGACCTGCTGAATGTACTGGCCAGGATGATGAGGCCAGTCTGTGATCAAGTG CAAATTAAAGTTACTTTGAATGATGAGGACATGGATACGTTTGTGTTTGCTGTGGGCACCAAAAAGGCCATGGCCCGGATGCAAAAGGAGATGCAGGACTTG AGTGAGTTCTGCAGTGACAAGCCCAAGTCAGGGGCAAAGTACGGCCTTCCTGAGCTCCTGGCCATTCTGACAGAGATGGGTGAGGTCACGGATGGTGTGATGGACAGCAAG ATGGTTCATTATATCACCAACCATGCTGACAAGATCGAGTCCATCCATTTCTCTGACCAATTTTCTGGTACGAAAGTTGTGCAAGA GGATGGACAGCCCTTAAAACTGCCTGAGACCAAGAAGACGCTGCTGTTTACATTTAATG TGCCTGGCATGGGGAACACATCTCCCAAAGACATGGACACTCTGCTACCCCTGATGAACATGGTCATCTACAGCATCGACAAGGTCAAGAAGCTCCGCCTCAACAGAGAG GGAAAACAGAAGGCGGATAAGAACCGTGCCCGTGTGGAGGAGAACTTCCTGAAGCAGACCCACAATCAGCGCCAGGAGGCTGCTCAGACCCGacgggaggagaagaagagggctGAGAAGGAGAGGATCATGAGCGAGGAGGATCCTGAGAGACAGCGCCGCCTGGAG GAGGCTGCTCAACGTCGTGATCAGAAGAAGATTGAGAAGAAGCAGATGAAGATGAAGCAGATCAAAGTCAAAGCCATGTGA
- the LOC123998987 gene encoding histone-lysine N-methyltransferase SETD1A-like has product MDPDSEPDTQRALSLQWKSYKLVQDPAIRRVNNKIYRYDGVHFSVPDSGFPPVGDLRDPRPRRIWSRHTEMALPVPKFKLDEFYVGPIPLKEVTFARLNDNIKEPFLAEMCAKFGEVEEMEILFHPKTRKHLGLARVLFTSTRGAKDTVKQLHNTSVMGNIIHAQLDIKGQQRQKYYDLIVSGSYTPQTVPTGGKALTERFQPPAPTQPDTSSDIRRRLSSEIAGLAAGLAAGVPALTPGSTTPCSVDTGFSEQRLDTTPSSMGGPYTPGSSASSQGGGTPYTPRSVSQDSGYAVARQVGYSAGPLTSGYPPQDMLPSSSCSSSTVSSSVGAYKAPRYSEDPHAPPQDPYQRCRPTYPPTGPFRPNEPPLYPTYPNAGGAGQHMAHHPAMPPPPPAPQYEQPPLADRDRERDRERDRDSGGRYGAGGTGSRRSSYQEANSSSKYSHHSHHSERERGYRRDSLGSREHGRHRNHHSHNHSSSSSSSSSSRRRSSHDRDSRERDRDSDYSNSSDPRFNSNSHRSSSNSLSPPPSAYPSYSSSKDQPPPHNPSVSSRLEPSSVYRAQPSGAGSGERGSVSDKDPPIPPHPSAAPSTTSPPPCLCDSGGCSRDAQYDHTSLHGTGPLREETAQPEPIDPRTRQGAQTPPYNGKSQSSPHSSGEDMEISDEDEHTITATDPSASPSDPTQHFGTSMPAPPIPSYPPHLPPPGFSLQPPPPPCIPPPLGHMELHPEYPPHMPPHMYDYASRCPPLMAPLPLATPPLQTTTTPCPLLHTPTTPTWTKKGVAMSRISTTCPPTCPTPTLAPLRCPTTTPSPLHTRAGPRMSYPNTTRTTPLRPMGQCLLWGERPSMGRRETPQMPLLTENPHEATVQLVLATLIQEMKSIMQRDLNRKMVENIAFGTFDEWWERKETKAKPFQTMVRGVAAVRDEDKKEENKASSKPREPLMSLVDWAKSGGMEGFSLRGALRLPSFKVKRKEPLELAEVGEMKRPKTPAEDDDEDSYHDKGLEGRMADGEGHRAERDSRRRKKKTRSRKPWDLDSEGEETSDGSSSDKDDEEEGSDKGSEDEALSADSDDESLSSSTESSSSSTSSSSSSSEDEEEGEQAGSGLDTMDESTMDSTTLDTEKGDEREKSAAAVPKAPLSAEIKAEIAASKKDSSTLSSNARPPAPRPSSPIVIVPPLKKRRKTVSFSTGESDYKPHLPTVPLSPPPSTASPLLSHMKSHLPDSIFITSTPGTTPSKTLSLLPFASKPGEGNALSPSPVLTVPLPVRPEDSKNSPVPLVSPPITPTKSPNKRGASPKSPAPVWVCRTVQNLPLDHASMVKMAFEEAPPPVTKGRGRGRPRTVSLSTPTPPPSFHTLREEEEEGLLTLGEQLGASSQLQQGSVPMVDLSVLADVALKLDPDAGDSEETETSDEAEEQKMEEEMLLSPKALPLVMDPHGLSALHEHNYSKAPFHLIHAQKRSVSKQEPGVLLPADFNHHAISGVLEAPEEVIGEPLPSRDGHQAEYLSGMGLLCEDGDMAKASVLTSLTPSAKRKGMAVRGSELEEMGKEKNKKRRRKDKENLVLQQTKKQKEHQTKKQKRKLEEVDLEEDVDVEQLEPGELSNTEDEEEWDDVRKSERLFLQDAGLTSSQRWPKPIPAPEPVTFDQRSEFEQMTILYDIWNSGLDMEDMTLLKTTYEKLLQDDHSTDWLNDTHWVHHTVTNIPNPRRKKKSADGQLREHVTGCARSEGYYAISRKEKDVYLDLELPEQALLEAADYDASGSNRLLSERRSEQRRLLSAIGIPAVMDSDLLKLNQLKFRKKKLRFGRSRIHEWGLFTMEPIAADEMVIEYVGQNIRQMVADNREKRYAQQGIGSSYLFRVDHDTIIDATKLGNLARFINHCCTPNCYAKVITIESQKKIVIYSKQAIGMNEEITYDYKFPLEENKIPCLCGTENCRGTLN; this is encoded by the exons ATGGATCCAGACAGTGAGCCGGATACACAACGAGCTCTCAGTTTGCAATGGAAGAGCTATAAGCTCGTCCAAGACCCAGCCATCCGGAGGGTTAACAACAAAATATACCGATACGATGGGGTGCATTTCAGTGTGCCG GACTCGGGGTTCCCCCCAGTGGGAGATTTGCGGGACCCTCGACCTCGTAGAATCTGGTCCAGGCACACAGAGATGGCCCTGCCAGTGCCCAAGTTCAAA CTGGATGAGTTCTACGTGGGTCCCATTCCCCTCAAAGAGGTGACCTTTGCTCGCCTCAATGACAACATCAAGGAACCCTTCCTGGCTGAGATGTGCGCAAAGtttggagaggtggaggaaaTGGAGATATTGTTTCACCCAAAGACCCGTAAGCACCTGGGCCTGGCCCGCGTGCTCTTCACCAGCACCAGGGGGGCGAAGGACACGGTCAAACAGCTGCACAACACCTCCGTCATGGGTAACATCATTCATGCTCAGCTGGACATCAAAG GCCAGCAGAGGCAGAAGTATTATGACCTGATAGTGAGTGGCTCCTACACACCCCAGACTGTGCCCACAGGAGGCAAGGCCCTGACAGAGCGGTTCCAGCCCCCAGCGCCAACACAACCAGACACG TCGTCAGATATCAGGCGGAGACTGTCCTCTGAGATAGCTGGCCTGGCTGCGGGCTTGGCTGCAGGGGTACCGGCTCTCACCCCTGGGAGCACTACCCCCTGCTCTGTGGACACAGGTTTCAGTGAGCAACGTCTAGACACGACCCCCTCCTCCATGGGGGGGCCCTACACCCCAGGCTCCTCCGCTTCCTCGCAGGGAGGAGGAACGCCCTACacccctcgctctgtctcacaGGACTCGGGCTACGCTGTTGCCAG ACAAGTTGGATACAGTGCGGGCCCGTTGACCAGTGGCTACCCTCCCCAGGACatgcttccctcctcctcctgctcctcctctactgtctcctcctcAGTCGGGGCATACAAAGCTCCCCGGTACTCGGAGGACCCCCATGCACCTCCTCAAGACCCCTACCAAAGGTGTCGCCCCACATACCCCCCTACCGGCCCTTTCCGTCCTAACGAGCCCCCGCTCTACCCCACATACCCAAACGCTGGAGGGGCTGGACAGCACATGGCACACCACCCTGCAATGCCTCCCCCACCTCCTGCACCCCAGTACGAGCAGCCCCCTCTGGCAGaccgggacagagagagggacagagagcgggaCAGGGACTCAGGAGGGCGGTACGGTGCCGGTGGGACTGGCTCTAGAAGGTCATCTTACCAGGAGGCCAACTCTTCCTCCAAGTATTCCCACCACTCGCATcactcagagagggagagaggctacAGACGGGACAGCCTGGGCTCCAGAGAACACGGCAGACACCGTAACCACCACTCGCACAatcacagcagcagcagtagtagtagtagcagcagccggCGACGGAGCAGCCACGACCGAGAcagcagggagagggacagagacagtgactactCAAACAGCTCTGACCCTAGATTCAACTCCAACTCCCACCGCTCCTCCTCCAACAGTCTGTCCCCGCCTCCATCTGCCTacccctcctactcctcctccaaaGACCAACCCCCTCCccacaacccctctgtctcctcccgcCTAGAGCCCTCCTCAGTGTATCGTGCTCAGCCTAGTGGTGCTGGTTCTGGGGAGAGGGGGTCTGTGTCTGACAAGGACCCCCCGATCCCACCACACCCCTCTGCcgccccctccaccacctcccctcccccctgcCTCTGTGATAGCGGCGGCTGTAGCAGAGACGCTCAGT ATGACCATACTAGTCTCCATGGAACAGGACCTCTACGGGAGGAGACAGCCCAACCTGAACCTATTGATCCAAGGACCAGACAAGGAGCACAGACACCCCCCTACAACGGAAAGAGTCAG TCATCCCCTCATTCCTCTGGGGAAGACATGGAGATCTCCGACGAGGATGAACACACCATTACAGCA ACAgacccctctgcctccccctctgacCCCACACAGCACTTTGGCACGTCCATGCCTGCTCCACCCATCCCCTCTTAcccccctcacctccctcccccgGGCTTTTCCCTgcagccccctccacccccctgcATCCCCCCACCGCTGGGCCACATGGAGCTGCACCCTGAGTACCCTCCTCACATGCCCCCACACATGTATGACTATGCCAGCA GATGTCCTCCTCTAATGGCACCGCTGCCCCTGGCGACGCCCCCCCTTCAGACTACTACCACTCCATGCCCCCTCCTCCACACTCCCACCACCCCTACATGGACCAAGAAGGGGGTGGCTATGAGCAGGATCAGCACTACATGCCCCCCCACATGCCCTACGCCTACCCTGGCCCCTCTCAGATGCCCCACCACCACGCCATCCCCCCTCCACACACGGGCTGGGCCCCGCATGTCTTACCCGAACACTACGCGTACCACACCcctccgccctatgggacaatGCCTCCTGTGGGGGGAGAGGCCCAGTATGGGGCGGAGGGAGACCCCCCAAATGCCCCTGCTAACAGAGAACCCCCACGAGGCCACAGTGCAGCTGGTGCTGGCCACCCTCATCCAGGAGATGAAGAGCATCATGCAGAGGGACCTCAACCGCAAGATGGTGGAGAACATCGCCTTTGGAACCTTTGACGAGTGGTGGGAGCGCAAGGAGACCAAAGCCAAG CCGTTCCAGACCATGGTTCGGGGTGTGGCTGCAGTGAGGGACGAGGACAAGAAGGAGGAGAACAAGGCCAGCAGCAAGCCCCGGGAGCCCCTCATGTCTCTGGTGGACTGGGCCAAGAGTGGAGGAATGGAAGGCTTCTCACTGAGAGGGGCGCTACGACTACCATCATTCAAG GTGAAGAGGAAAGAACCTCTGGAGCTAGCAGAGgtaggagagatgaagagacccAAGACACCGGCAGAGGATGACGACGAAG acTCGTACCATGACAAGGGTCTAGAGGGAAGAATGGCAGATGGGGAGGGCCACAGGGCTGAGAGGGACAGCAGGCGGAGGAAGAAGAAGACGAGAAGTCGTAAACCTTGGGACCTGGACAGCGAAGGAGAAGAGACTTCTGACGGTTCTTCTTCAGATAag GACGATGAGGAGGAGGGAAGTGACAAGGGGTCTGAAG ATGAGGCCTTGAGTGCGGACAGCGATGATGAGAGCCTCTCCTCATCCACAGAGAGTTCTTCCTCCTcaacatcatcatcctcctcttcctctgaagacgaggaggaaggagagcaggCCGGCAGTGGACTGGACACCATGGATGAGTCTACGATGGACAGCACAACTCTGGACACAGAGAAGGGGGATGAACG AGAAAAGTCTGCAGCTGCTGTTCCAAAAGCACCGCTCAGCGCCGAGATCAAAGCTG AAATTGCTGCCAGCAAGAAGGATTCATCAACACTCAGCTCAAACGCTCGTCCACCAGCCCCCCGCCCCTCCTCCCCAATTGTCATTGTGCCTCCTCTCAAGAAGCGAAGGAAGACCGTCTCGTTCTCTACCGGGGAGAGCGACTACAAACCCCACCTTCCAACTGTCCCCTTGTCCCCACCTCCCtccactgcctctcctctcttgtcccaCATGAAATCTCACCTTCCAGACTCCATTTTCATCACCTCCACACCTGGAACCACCCCATCCAAGactctctcactcctccccttTGCCTCCAAACCAGGCGAAGGCaatgccctctctccctcccctgttctcactgttcccttgCCTGTACGCCCCGAAGACTCAAAAAATAGCCCTGTCCCTCTGGTGTCCCCCCCAATCACCCCCACCAAGTCCCCCAACAAACGGGGGGCCTCCCCCAAATCCCCCGCTCCAGTGTGGGTGTGTCGCACCGTGCAGAACCTCCCTCTGGACCACGCCTCCATGGTCAAGATGGCCTTTGAGGAGGCCCCGCCCCCTGTCACAAAGGGCCGGGGCAGGGGACGCCCCAGGACTGTCAGCCTGTcgacccccacccctcccccctccttccacaccctcagagaggaggaggaggagggactgcTGACACTTGGTGAACAGCTGGGAGCATCCAGCCAGCTACAGCAGGGCTCGGTGCCTATGGTCGATCTGTCTGTCCTGGCTGATGTGGCCCTGAAGCTGGACCCAGACGCTGGAGACTCAGAAGAGACGGAGACGTCAGACGAGGCAGAGGagcagaagatggaggaggagatgctCCTCTCTCCCAAAGCCCTCCCCCTGGTTATGGACCCACATGGCCTGTCTGCCCTGCACGAACACAACTATTCCAAAGCCCCCTTCCACCTCATCCATGCCCAAAAGAGGAGTGTCTCCAAACAGGAGCCTGGGGTGCTCCTCCCTGCAGACTTCAACCATCACGCCATCTCTGGGGTGCTGGAAGCTCCTGAGGAGGTCATAGGGGAACCCCTGCCCTCTAGGGACGGACACCAGGCTGAGTACCTGTCTGGCATGGGGCTGCTGTGTGAGGATGGAGACATGGCCAAGGCCTCTGTGCTGACATCTCTCACCCCATCAGCCAAGAGGAAGGGAATGGCGGTGAGGGGCAGCGAACtggaggagatggggaaagagaagaacaagaagaggaggaggaaagataaGGAAAATCTGGTGTTGCAGCAAACGAAAAAGCAGAAGGAACATCAGACCAAGAAACAGAAGAGGAAACTAGAG GAGGTGGACCTGGAGGAGGATGTGGACGTGGAGCAGCTGGAGCCGGGTGAGCTGTCTAACACGGAGGACGAGGAAGAGTGGGACGATGTGAGGAAGAGCGAGCGCCTCTTCCTCCAGGATGCCGGGTTGACTTCGTCGCAGCGTTGGCCCAAGCCCATCCCTGCCCCGGAGCCCGTCACGTTTGACCAGCGCAGCGAGTTTGAGCAGATGACCATCCTGTACGACATCTGGAACTCTGGTCTAGACATGGAGGACATGACGCTGCTGAAGACGACCTACGAGAAGCTGCTGCAGGACGACCACAGCACCGACTGGCTCAACGACACACACTGGGTCCACCACACTG TTACCAACATCCCCAACCCGCGGCGTAAGAAGAAGAGTGCAGACGGGCAGCTGCGGGAGCACGTGACAGGCTGTGCCAGGAGCGAGGGCTACTACGCCATCAGCAGAAAGGAGAAGGATGTCTACCTGGATCTGGAACTGCCTGAGCAGGCCCTACTGGAGGCTGCCGACTACGACGCCTCG GGCTCAAACCGGCTGCTGTCAGAGAGACGGTCGGAGCAGCGCCGCCTCCTCAGTGCCATAGGCATCCCTGCAGTCATGGACTCTGACCTGCTCAAACTCAATCAGCTCAAG TTCCGGAAGAAGAAGCTTCGATTTGGCCGCAGTAGGATCCATGAATGGGGCCTGTTCACCATGGAACCCATTGCTGCTGATGAGATGGTCATTGAGTATGTGGGCCAGAATATTAGACAG ATGGTGGCTGACAACAGAGAGAAGCGTTATGCCCAGCAGGGCATTGGGAGCAGCTACCTGTTCAGAGTGGACCACGACACCATCATTGATGCTACCAAGTTAGGCAACCTGGCACGCTTCATCAACCACTGCTGCACT CCTAACTGCTATGCAAAGGTGATCACCATAGAATCCCAGAAGAAGATTGTGATCTACTCCAAGCAGGCCATTGGCATGAATGAAGAGATTACCTATGACTACAAGTTCCCTCTAGAGGAAAATAAGATTCCCTGTCTGTGTGGAACAGAGAACTGCCGTGGGACGCTCAACTAA